The Fulvia fulva chromosome 1, complete sequence region taaggcgTTCGAGGTATAGTAACCGGAACTTATCGGCGCTATAGACGATAAGCTAGTTCGGGTACTTACCGATTACCGTAATCTtaagtactttataactactaagtagcttaaCCGGCGCTAGGTACGCTAGGCTAAGTTCCTGTCCTAGTTTAACATTAAGATTACCTATCGCCCGGGCGCCTAAGGAACGAAACTAGATAGTCTTACCCGTCGCTCTTAGGATATACCGGCGGGGATAGACGATACTAGAACGTAGTATTAATAATAGACTATTCTAAAACTCTATAACCTAGATATTATTACTTAGTTCGCTATATAAGTATAGGACGACCTACTAATAAAATATTAAGCACTATTAATTTACGACTCGGACGATAAAGAAGAagactactatactagcaaTGTCGCTACCCCTCGGTAATTAACCCGCCTCGCCTAGCGAGACGTAATACAGCCGTTACTTAAACTAAACGACGCCGAGGTAGGTAGTGACGTCGACTCGGAACTAGATAGTAGAGTCCTAGCCGAAGAGATACCTAGTAACGAGCAACCTGTCGAAGGAAGTATAGAGCCGTTAGACGAACCTACGCTACTAGAGGAACGGGAGCAAATAGAGttatataaagaagaactatATAGAAGTATATAATAGCCGGTCTATAACGATACGTATACTTAAACTAAAGTCTAATCTCTAGTAGGGGATCGCTAACGTATAGCtataataatagaagatcGCCGTATTAGATTACAAAATTATCGCGGATCGACTATATATCGAtaaagccttatatatccTAGCCTTTCAGAACCTCCGTACCCGGATAGTACGTAAATACTATAATAGTGGAGtagctagctactaaggtatAGTAAGGACTTTtaatctactatagaggCAAATCCTCTTCTAGCCTAGTATAGTAAGTAACGTCGTAAGATACGTACGATACTACCTATTATATAGGCGCTCgactctattaagactaatAAAGTAAGGCACCCTGTCCTTATACTATACGCCCGGTTACGAATAGAAGTATATCGCCGTAGACTTTATCGTCGACCTACCCGCTAGTAAAGATCCCGATACTAGACTAATCTATAAATATATTATAATAGTTACTAATATACTAACTAAACGCGTACGGCTACTCCCTACTAATGACTTAAACGCTAAGTATACCGCTACCTTGTTCTATAAGTATATATTTCCCGTATACGGCCTACCGGAGGTAGTCGTAAGCGATAGAGGTACGTAATTCGTTAGTACGCTCTTCTATAGACTCTACGTAAGgcttagtatctactaaaatctttctatagccttctatctAGAAACGGATAGGCAATTAGAACGTATAAACTAAGTACTCGAATAGTATATCCGTGTCTATACTAACTATAAATATATTATTCCTATCGAGGTGGCCCTAAAATACgatatattcgaaagctcttattaaggctattctaacgatatataaagtaggccactacccctagaattgagggagttctaccttatctaatctggacagcttaaagttctcttcaccctatttctttagctctaaacgccgcggaggtgcctagctacattaggcaactcctaggcaatagtagcctaggctacggcactaacggcgcctacggctctataggcgaagctcccctaagacaactagtagcaacttatagaggacgtaaaaagtatagaaactaacgattagctcctataccggtctctataggtaatgattacttagctacgtacggcgcttatactattgtattactaagggtaataagaaataaggacgacgtcctaggcaattagtaaggccacccggaatcaacacccctatagctaggtatcggtcgcggtattaatactaggcccccgcctaacgtacgatatagttacgatccgtattgtagtaaaggaagactaggccgaagttacgaagctatcgaataaggagctcgcctaacgaattaactaactaggggtggtcgtagtgaactaatagtctaacggcactctatagatctatactagctctactactactaggaggcacctagaggcatagctatagtaggtatctaaggttgcggtattagcgaaggtcttaacgaagtaattcacaatcctagtctacgatatacctaaggagttcgacctaactaactaaggtcacctacgtactctctaagagaacaacccggtcactcttaactctctaatctagaaggcgacttagctctataggaaatggctagaaggtaagaaggcctcggcgctaatagtatagctataagacgcgaaagcggcggatctagcgatagaataaggcctaatctagcaatatagccttaagatagtagaaaagtactccttatcctctcgtgtcctctaatgctttaaatgctaacagtatagacactaaacctatacgtatataaataagtaggtctactcgaactatataggagactatatatctagggactatatatcggctacgagacggtacgcgaactgtccgggccactacctatcgtatagcgcggaatgcctatagcggaaactagcgaaaaacaaggcaatcacaaatagaaccgtcgccctaagattctacggcgaccgtaaggctagcctataccggaactagctagcggcggtcgggtataagcgccctagggccgagaacgatataaaggatacgtaacctagggcgtacgggaggctacgtgctctactagctacggcgagggaatctaactaggcccggctcccctttagtatatagccgataggcgtagactaggacgtataaggtagtaggatataggacgctatagaggaaatgattatcgataccgataactagcctcgatacgcttagtattatctagtataacgttaactatagtaaggatatagtctagaaccattttctatacgaggcggacccgtacgtctactacgtcctagtaatctaggagctatagattaacccgtactataagagactaacgacctataagttactaggctatacgacatacctacgaggcgacggtagaccccgtacgtacttctatattagtaaggacatactagaatccgactaggaggtagtatactacgtagacgaagaaggcgggggcgatattaccttcctctacgtaggtagtacctagatatacaacctatatatataaccgctagcctcgaggtctagccgcgaccttaggatctatagacacctagacagtacgcttaagagacaagggtactatatcgtagtaggagactttaatatatactacccttcctaggaaagccttatatagccgcaccctatagccgacgaagtactcgacttaatagcgagtaacgtaattgcccttaataccccgaaggacctaggcacctagaagagagggggactctaaggcacgatcgacctcttctagatcttagatagctactactatacggtaacctactataagatcgaatataaactcgaggcgtcgttagactatatactagtcaggacctctattacgatatagatataacgtatactagcgaaaacccctaagctaaactagggaaaggcctactaggctaatatctaggcgtacctcgataactccgagaggctagtctagatcgcgtagtagtaatacaatagtaaagacgagatagacgaggcagtctaagggttaatagacgaaataagaaaagcgaccttactttacgttccgcttacctaactaacgatatagtctaaactatactagacgccgaagtatactacggtagtaagagaagtaaggagagcccgccgggtatagacgagtagctatagcgaggaggcctagaacgtatatagggaggtatactaatagaagaaagctataatacggagggagaaagtagtcggctagagggctatagtagaagaaatcgccggtaagctagcgaggatatagaagctagcgaaataggcccgataggaccctatatagggcccctccttctctgtcctagcgctataatcgcctagtagcccggttagcgaccccgaggctaaggcgcgtctactagctagcaagttcttcccgcccctagtcgaggctaatctaagcgatataaatagctctactcccctagcccctagtatcgcggtctaataggaggtgtccgagggagaagttgccgctatacttaggaagttactagcgaagaaagccccggggccggataggatcctaaacgagctactaaagaagtatagagatcaactagccctagtagttatagcaatctttaacgcctgcctatagaccggatactacccgatagtatttaaataatcgacgatagtagtcctacgtaagccgtaaaaggaagactatacgtaggtgaagtcgtaccgcctaattacgctccttaacactcttaggaaggcgcttaagaagctagttataacgagactctccgaggcggtagaggaatactccctactcccggacacctagataggtacgcggctatagcgatcgatactatccgcgatagaacttattacctcttaggtaaaggctatctagtataagaatagggacaaggtagtatccttacttagcctagatatatcgggagccttcgactacgtgttatacccgcggctactctatatcctaaggtcgaaaggactccctaagtagcttgttaacttcgtacggtcctacctctaaaaccgtagcacgtcgatcctagtcggctagtatagaagcctattttaagcagtctatactagagtcccgtaaggcttaacgctagtacctattctgtttctcttctttatagcgacgctactcctagccctagaatcctagaacaccgctacgagcggcttcgtagacgacacgaatatcctagcgtagtcttcctcgactaaggagaactataggctactagaagagaagtataagatctacgaggactaggctaggaggcacggggctcggtttgccctagaaaagtataatctgatatactttacgcgccggctacggttctataatatataagcttctatctagatatagagatacacgactaacccggcgaattagcttaggatcctcggactataggtagacccggcgctacggtagaggaagtacgtataggcaatattacggaaagctaaatagaatatagcattatactagaggcttactacgtctatatagggagcggacttccggtagttacgacttctatataaggctattatacggctagtccttacctatagtagctaagtatagtccttaggcaagagggcctacctatcgaagggactcgtcgcgccgctagcgaagatctaaaactaatgcctaaggaaggtcaccggggtatataagtcgacactaataaggatacttaagtacgagaccgctataccgccgatcgacctatatatctagggactacggacctcctacttaggcaagtcggtatagtacctagtatagaaggttatcgctagtatagtcgtaagggcccgcgaattagtactagcgtataagggcattcgacccggaaacgagccgaactaccgggtaagggacgaatagctagtaatacgataggaaggtaagaagtcgtttatagagtaactatagaaagagaggtagaacaactagggtgtagggcatagtagacgcccttagctagcgggacaacctaaggaatagttagctacgaaatccgcggtcaagcaccccccgaagcttatctactaccgccttaggagggtatagagtagtatagtaacctaactacgaagcgaacacatcggcctctaggggtacctattatagaggaaggttctaggatatacaaatactagctacccctacggctattactcctagaacgtacggtacgtactcctcgtctatccgaggtagtcgctaggaaggggagagtagatagtaaaggcgaggaaccggacgattagggcacttcttaataacgctaaggacctacagcgcattacgaactagatactagagaagggctggctagagTAGTACCggctagtaggagtagtataggaagagaggatacgacgtagcgcgacgagaccggctaggagcgggggctaacggggtagtgatatagactacgtatgtttagagggaaagctaatctagataaggagtagtcgggggcgggaagggtttttacctattcgggtttccctttatatataacaatagatatatacctatataggccggatagagtcctagaataggggaataacaaatctatctatctatctatctatctatctatctatctatctactaACTATTAACAAGATAACTAGGTCGAGTTACTACCCGACGCTAAGTTCGCCCTTAATAATTACGAGTCTATAAGTACCGGAATGACTCTATTCTTTACTAACTCTAGCCGCTACCCGCGAATAGAGTTTAGTAGCCTAGCTAAACTATAAGTTATAGCTCGGGAAGTACCTAACGTCGAGGCCGCTAACGCGTTAGTTAATAATATATAAGACACTTAAGTATAAATACGGCGGGTACTCGAGTCTATACGCCGCGACCGCCTAGACGAGCTACGCGACGTATATACTTTTACGTAAGTACGAACGGCCGACGCCGTAAGCACTCGGCGAGCGCTAGCGCCTACTTACTAGCCTAACGATATAGTTCTACTAGATACCCGTAATATTAAGACTATACGCCTAAGTAAGAAACTCGATTACAAGTTCCTTAGACCGTTTCGAGTCGTTAGGGCCGTAGGTAGACGCTCGTATAAACTCGAACTTAGCGATATGATATAAATCTATAACGTGTTCTATACGAGTAAGTTACGCCGCGTAGTAACCGAAGggatacctagataacgtaaactactactaGCGCCCGTAATCGTCGAACGCGAAGGCTAGGTATTAGAGTAATATAAAGTAGAGGATCTAGTAGATTCTAAGATTAGGTataactatatatagtatatagttaTTTAGAAGGATCGTACGCGGagctaggctaagtagttaGCCGTACTACTTAGATATAAAGAACTCGTAATCGCGTTCTACTAGCGACACCTAGATAAGCCTAAGCCTACCTTCGACGGACTCGATTAGCTAGTAACTTAATACGGGCTAGCGCTAATACTCGGACCGTATATATAAACGCGGCATAACTATAGCTTCCTCGATAAAGCTCTTAAACCTagtaccggtattagtactagtaaTAGCCCTCTATACGCTCCGAGTATTAAACGTAGAAACGTCGtaggagctccttattcgaggAGGGGGGATACTATTACGAGACAGCTCTTTTTACGAACTGCCTTATAATATAGTATTGTCGGCTATACGCCCGCGCGctagcggccgctagtaCCCGCTAGCTCGATTCGTGCGACTTTATCTTCTTACGCTTCTCGCgctctcttagatagctcgCGTAACTATATATGTCTTTGCCCGactatattatagtactCTCGCCCGTAATAGTTCACTAGTTCTCTATTTAATAGTAGTAAAAACAATTAATAAAGAATACGAGTTAGTCGTACTAAGACAAaattcctagcttactagtgttcctagcttactagtGCTTTACGTTAGCTATAGTAGCAAACTTAAGGTAAAGTATACTTATCAAGAGCGGGAATATATAATACAATACGGTAGAATCGATTATACTCTTTAGAATATACAATTTCGTagtactataatatctaAAAATCCTCTATAGGGCTATCTACTAAAAAGCGACTTGCGCTCTTAGCCTACGTGCAGCTTCGCGCCCGCTTACGGTATAGTGTAGAAGCCGAGACCACGTAGGCTGAGTACCTGAGCTTAGGAGTGTGCAGCACCTTTGGGTATTGCTCCACGTGGAGCATCACTTTCCCGCTGCTAACTGTGGCCACCCGCATGCTCCTCGGTACATGTACGTGTTGCCGATCATGTCAGACCTGCCTCAATGCTGTCTATTATACTGTCTGACCGCACTGCCGCGTCTCGAACCTGTCCTTTATAACTGCTCCTTGCTCACGCTGGAAGTGTAAGTGCTGCCTTACATCCCTTCCCTCACTACTTTCCCCAGCTCGAAGATTCAAGTGAGCCTGTCCGCATCCTTCTCACTATGGTTCAAGCAGTGCCTCTCGAGAACGGAGGGTCGGCAAACGGCCATGCGAACGACAGTATGGACGCCGAACACAGCGAGAACACACCAGACTTATCTACTCTGCCGCCGCCGGACTTCAACTGGCAGATCTCTCTCAAGGATAAAGTGATTGCCATCACTGGGGCAAATCGAGGCATTGGACTTGGCATTGCTGAAGTATGCCTTGCCAACTCTGCCGAAATAGTGTACTCCCTGGATCTGATGGAGCCCTCCGAAGACTTTTCGACCCTGGAGAAGAGGAATCCGGGACGGTTCAAGTACATTCAGACCGATGTGACCAACGAGGAGAGTGTCAAGAAGGCAGTAGACACTATTGCCGAGGCCGAAGGCGCGATACATGGCATGGTTTGCAATGCGGGTAAGCACACAGTCTCGTTGTTGTTTCAACATACAACTGACTGGCTATAGGCATGACCAAGCATCAGCCAGCACTAGAATTCTCACTAGAGCAGGTGAAGCAGTTGTTCAACTTGAACGTGTTCGGCGTTTGGAACTGTGCAACAGCGGCGGCGAGGAAGTTCATCGAGCTTGGCATCCAAGGCTCGATCGTGTGTACCGCAAGCATGACATCGTACAGGCCGAACCGAGCTGCTCCTTCTGCACCGTACGGAGGTACCAAGGCCGCTGTTCGGAACATGTGCCATACTCTTGCGATGGAGTGGGCACAGCACGGTATCAGGATCAACAGTATCAGTCCTGGATTTGTCAAGACGGCCATGACCTACTACGTTGAAAGGGCGCCAGACTGGGAGACCAAGATGAAGTACTACGGGGGTATGCCCCGTCTCGCTCTTCCGCAGGAACTTGGCGGCGCTTACACCTATCTACTGTCCGACTCTGCCAGCTACACTACCGGTATCGATATCCCTATTGCTGGTAAGTCGATGCAGCATGCCCAATATCAAGACCATGAGCTAACACAGTCAGGCAGCGTAGGTGCCTGGTAAGCATGTGAAGAAAATAGATCTAATGATGCATGAAATCAGGAGCATTGGAGATCGCACGGACTTGTGCATGATTC contains the following coding sequences:
- a CDS encoding putative NADP-dependent mannitol dehydrogenase — protein: MVQAVPLENGGSANGHANDSMDAEHSENTPDLSTLPPPDFNWQISLKDKVIAITGANRGIGLGIAEVCLANSAEIVYSLDLMEPSEDFSTLEKRNPGRFKYIQTDVTNEESVKKAVDTIAEAEGAIHGMVCNAGMTKHQPALEFSLEQVKQLFNLNVFGVWNCATAAARKFIELGIQGSIVCTASMTSYRPNRAAPSAPYGGTKAAVRNMCHTLAMEWAQHGIRINSISPGFVKTAMTYYVERAPDWETKMKYYGGMPRLALPQELGGAYTYLLSDSASYTTGIDIPIAGSVGAW